A part of Cryptococcus tetragattii IND107 chromosome 3, whole genome shotgun sequence genomic DNA contains:
- a CDS encoding argininosuccinate lyase codes for MSSEQDFTKRKLWGGRFTGSTDPLMHEFNQSLKYDKRMYAADVKGSIAFSKALLKAGIMNEHEQQEITRGLKIVESEWAENKFVIQPDDEDIHTANERRLSEIIGKDIGGKLHTGRSRNDQVATDMRIWLMEETTRVEGYLKDLLNVMVSRAEKEVDAILPGYTHLQRAQPVRWSHFLLSHAQSFLSDLDRLRQLYPRISVLPLGSAALAGNPYSLDRELLRQELGFESIGENSMHAVADRDFIVEWLQWASLTQVHMSRMAEDLIIYSSAEFGFVQLSDAYSTGSSIMPQKKNPDSLELLRGKAGRTFGQMAGFMMSLKGVPSTYNKDLQEDKEPLFDAVDTVSAALRIAEGALATMSINPEKMAAALTMDMLATDIADYLVRKGVPFRETHHISGRSVALAEKTDCQISDLTMEQWKELDERFDETVMEVFDFETSVEKRNAIGGPARSMIARQVEVARQRIGK; via the exons ATGTCCAGCGAGCAGGATTTCACAAAGCGAAAGCTCTGGGG TGGCCGATTCACTGGCTCTACCGACCCTTT GATGCACGAGTTCAATCAGTCATTGAAGTATGACAAGCGCATGTATGCGGCGGATGTGAAGGGCTCTATTGCCTTCTCCAAAGCTTTGCTTAAAGCTGGCATCATGAATGAGCACGAGCAACAAGAGATTACTAGGGGTTTGAAGATCGTCGAATCTGAATGGGCTGAGAACAAG TTTGTCATCCAACCcgacgatgaagacatCCACACTGCCAATGAGCGAAGGCTCAGTGAGATTATTGGAAAGGATATTGGTGGTAAGCTGCATACAGGTCGAAGCAGGAACGATCAAGTCGCTACCGACATGCGAATCTGGCTT ATGGAGGAGACCACCAGAGTTGAGGGTTACTTGAAGGACCTCCTGAATGTCATGGTCTCTCGagctgaaaaggaagtCGACGCTATCCTCCCTGGTTACACTCATCTTCAGCGCGCCCAGCCTGTCAGATGGTcccacttccttctttctcatgCGCAGTCCTTCCTTAGTGACCTTGATCGTCTCCGTCAGCTGTACCCCCGTATCTCCGTTCTTCCCCTCGGCTCAGCCGCTTTGGCGGGAAACCCTTACTCCCTTGACAGAGAGTTGTTAAGGCAAGAACTCGGTTTTGAGAGCATTGGAGAGAACTCTATGCACGCGGTCGCCGATAGGGACTTTATCGTAGAATGGTTACAATGGGCTAGTTTGACTCAGGTGCACATGAGCAGGATGGCCGAAGACTTGATTATTTATTCTAGCGCCGAGTTTGGCTTTGTCCAGCTCAGCGATGCTTACAG CACTGGCTCCTCTATTATGccccagaagaagaacccTGACTCCCTTGAACTTCTCCGAGGCAAGGCCGGTCGAACATTCGGTCAAATGGCTGGTTTCATGATGTCCCTCAAGGGTGTCCCCTCAACTTACAACAAGGATTTGCAAGAAGATAAGGAGCCCTTGTTTGATGCAGTTGACACCGTCTCTGCTGCGTTGAGGATTGCCGAAGGCGCGCTTGCTACCATGTCT ATCAATCCTGAGAAGATGGCTGCTGCCCTTACCATGGACATGCTTGCCACTGATATCGCCGATTACCTCGTCCGCAAGGGTGTCCCCTTCCGTGAGACTCACCACATCTCTGGCCGTTCGGTCGCCCTCGCGGAGAAGACCGACTGCCAGATTTCCGACTTGACCATGGAGCAGTGGAAGGAGTTGGACGAGAGGTTTGACGAGACTGTCATGGAGGTCTTTGACTTCGAGACGAgtgtggagaagaggaacgCCATCGGTGGTCCCGCCAGAAGCATGATTGCCAGGCAGGTTGAGGTGGCCAGGCAGAGGATTGGCAAATAG
- a CDS encoding amino-acid acetyltransferase, mitochondrial, whose amino-acid sequence MKPAIYPRIALRSFTRISRLTHVVCHNRQRHHESKILQEIKDEDNAFILSILQASPSARDSRSYLSSFAPPQPTVQPANITTADPDASPTEGAQPPAENPLVNALLNPILRRPALVKIQGPFTDAQLESICRGMAHLQKLGLVSVIVVDRDDLPSTESSDRYEAQRQRAIVRHEVERVVHFLSRHRAAARPVFSTVARIADPEMEPKEAQKGVFVEEEGLDHVRRAVGEGEIPVLLPVALDSNCRSRRIPANRVLLALASAMSAHTSSPVDLTPRRLLVINREGGIPSYARQGLPHLYINLASEFSYINRTFQPQWNDSHPTALSNLSLANGCLAHMPREASALIVSHRSPAALIANLITNKPAHSASLPHALLVESEGRITRDTPTLIRKGLPVRVLRSMEEVDQDKLTHLLETSFKRTLDREGFYNRLKNDLDFVIVIGDYAGAAVCTLEGKPISDSFAYPPNHPEPICYLDKFAVHPSHQGDGTVDFLWVALRDETYGLGQLDASNPSIGSLRGVGRGRDLVWRSRSDNPVNKWYYERSSGFVKTRDEKWKVFWCDAEQRLGEIWREREFGGGRLVRVVEKEERGRVKWWEEVIGAIPSAWSA is encoded by the exons ATGAAGCCCGCGATCTATCCTCGAATCGCATTGCGCAGCTTCACGCGCATATCTCGGCTCACCCATGTCGTATGT CATAATCGGCAACGGCACCACGAATCCAAAATCTTACAGGAGatcaaagatgaagacaat GCATTCATCTTGTCAATCTTgcaagcttctccttcagccAGAGACTCTCGGTCCTATCTGTCTTCGTTTGCCCCACCTCAGCCAACAGTGCAGCCTGCCAATATTACTACTGCAGATCCTGATGCCAGCCCAACAGAGGGTGCTCAACCTCCTGCCGAGAATCCTCTTGTCAATGCCCTTCTCAATCCCATCCTTCGTCGACCTGCTCTTGTCAAAATTCAAGGCCCTTTCACGGACGCCCAACTTGAATCCATTTGCCGCGGCATGGCCCATCTTCAAAAGTTAGGACTGGTCTCTGTCATTGTCGTTGACCGTGATGATCTACCGTCTACGGAATCTTCTGATCGATACGAAGCACAGAGACAACGAGCGATAGTCAGGCATGAAGTTGAAAGGGTTGTGCATTTTCTCTCAAGGCATAGGGCAGCCGCCAGACCAGTCTTCTCGACCGTTGCAAGGATTGCAGACCCTGAGATGGAGCCAAAGGAGGCACAAAAAGGTGTatttgttgaagaggaaggactCGATCACGTCAGGAGGGCAGTGGGTGAGGGCGAAATCCCCGTATTATTGCCCGTCGCCCTCGACTCTAATTGTCGTTCCCGGAGGATCCCAGCCAATAGAGTGCTTTTAGCTCTTGCTTCTGCAATGTCAGCACATACTTCTAGCCCAGTGGATCTCACTCCGAGGAGGCTACTGGTCATCAACCGTGAAGGCGGTATCCCTTCTTACGCTCGACAAGGCCTGCCACACTTATATATCAACCTTGCATCCGAATTTTCCTATATCAACCGTACATTCCAACCCCAATGGAATGATTCCCATCCTACTGCGCTATCAAACCTCTCTCTCGCCAATGGCTGCTTAGCCCACATGCCTCGCGAAGCATCCGCTCTGATTGTCTCCCATCGATCTCCCGCAGCCTTGATTGCCAATTTAATCACCAACAAACCTGCCCATTCTGCTTCTTTGCCTCATGCCCTGCTTGTCGAGTCTGAGGGCCGTATCACTCGTGATACGCCAACACTCATTCGTAAAGGCCTTCCAGTTCGCGTCTTGCGCAGcatggaagaagtcgaCCAAGATAAGCTCACACATCTGCTTGAAACATCATTCAAACGTACACTCGATCGCGAAGGGTTCTACAACCGTCTAAAGAATGACCTGGACTTTGTCATTGTGATCGGAGATTACGCGGGTGCGGCGGTTTGTACTCTTGAAGGCAAACCCATTTCTGATTCATTCGCTTACCCACCAAACCACCCCGAACCTATATGCTACCTTGACAAATTTGCCGTTCATCCTTCACACCAAGGCGACGGTACGGTTGATTTTTTGTGGGTCGCTCTCCGTGATGAGACGTACGGTCTTGGTCAGTTGGATGCTTCAAACCCGTCCATCGGTTCGTTGAGAGGTGTCggcagaggcagagatCTTGTctggaggagcaggagtGATAACCCCGTCAACAAGTGGTATTACGAGAGGTCAAGTGGTTTCGTGAAAACAAGGGATGAGAAGTGGAAGGTATTTTGGTGCGATGCTGAGCAGAGACTGGGAGAGATTTGGCGAGAGAGGGAGTTTGGCGGAGGGCGATTGGTCAGAgttgtggagaaggaagaaaggggaagggtgAAGTGGTGGGAAGAGGTTATCGGAGCGATTCCTTCAGCTTGGTCGGCCTAA